From a region of the Poecile atricapillus isolate bPoeAtr1 chromosome 4, bPoeAtr1.hap1, whole genome shotgun sequence genome:
- the LOC131578486 gene encoding low-density lipoprotein receptor-related protein 8-like: protein MALALRCDGDHDCQDGSDEEGCAVPRPLLCREGEVTCSHSGECVPEAWRCDGAADCGDGSDEQGCPWEEELCEDRQWGCSHGHECIPDVWRCDGETDCTDGSDEAGSVLVWPRLSAC, encoded by the exons ATGGCCCTGGCCCTGCGCTGTGATGGTGACCACGACTGCCAGGACGGCTCGGATGAGGAGGGCTGTGCCGTGCCCCGGCCGCTGCTCTGCCGTGAGGGTGAGGTGACGTGCTCCCACAGTGGGGAGTGTGTGCCAGAGGCCTGGCGCTGTGATGGTGCTGCTGACTGTGGGGATGGCTCAGACGAGCAG GGCTGCCCTTGGGAGGAAGAGCTGTGTGAGGACCGGCAGTGGGGTTGCTCCCATGGCCATGAGTGCATCCCTGATGTCTGGCGCTGTGATGGAGAGACTGACTGCACAGATGGCAGTGACGAGGCTGGCT CGGTGCTGGTGTGGCCCAGGCTATCGGCTTGCTGA
- the CLDN23 gene encoding claudin-23, protein MRTPTEMIVGLVLCPCGLLLTLTGTLAPSWRQVSLVPGQPMDVVWEQGIWDICRERQSTHDRLCGQADELGYFEQVPVRVAQGLMPSSLVVTLVGLVVATLGVRCWQPEPRHLVAGVAGLVLLLSGLMSLVPSSWYTQELWALPALPGSTLSVGYSLVLSYLGSCLEILGGLALALSFHHCCKERRAPKLPPTPVTEAGSCTSRAYSNPWDVLEDEQDGRHWGSRPPCDSDL, encoded by the coding sequence ATGCGGACGCCGACGGAGATGATcgtggggctggtgctgtgcccCTGCGGGCTCCTGCTGACACTCACGGGCACGCTGGCACCCAGCTGGAGGCAGGTGAGCCTCGTACCTGGCCAGCCCATGGACGTCGTCTGGGAGCAGGGCATTTGGGACATATGCAGGGAGCGGCAGAGCACCCATGACCGCCTCTGCGGACAGGCTGACGAGCTGGGCTACTTTGAGCAGGTGCCCGTGCGGGTGGCCCAAGGGCTGATGCCCTCCTCGCTGGTGGTCACCCTGGTGGGCTTGGTTGTGGCTACCCTGGGTGTTCGCTGCTGGCAGCCGGAGCCCCGGCACCTGGTGGCTGGCGTGGCAGGGCTGGTTCTGCTCCTCTCTGGGCTGATGAGCCTCGTGCCCAGCTCCTGGTACACGCAGGAGCTGTGGGCACTGCCTGCACTGCCTGGCAGCACGCTGAGTGTAGGCTACAGCTTGGTACTGAGCTATTTGGGAAGCTGTCTGGAGATCCTGGGAGGGCTGGCCCTCGCCCTCAGCTTCCATCACTGCTGCAAGGAGCGCAGGGCTCCCAAATTGCCCCCCACCCCTGTGACAGAGGCTGGGTCGTGCACCAGCAGAGCTTACAGCAATccctgggatgtgctggaggaTGAGCAAGATGGACGGCACTGGGGGAGCAGACCACCTTGTGACTCTGACTTGTAG